From a single Capsicum annuum cultivar UCD-10X-F1 chromosome 12, UCD10Xv1.1, whole genome shotgun sequence genomic region:
- the LOC107849978 gene encoding transcription factor IND-like, translating into MDINHINLTTSTWEPTMSNMENHVFHDQQQQRPCLSSIPNDHVFHDHHQQQQQQQFHFEQNPIWPSFPLQNPHHHQLPSSSNQLQQQQQQQQVPFDHVQTLIEDPNDHEPHEDEDEDEEEEELGAMKEMMFKIAAMQPVDIDPATIRKPKRRNVRISNDPQSVAARLRRERISEKIRILQRLVPGGTKMDTASMLDEAIRYVKFLKRQIRLLQSSNHHLPPAQVLVPPCPNNENWANIVTTTKALILGSSSTTTTVANNATTFVGNTSSDPTYEVIGN; encoded by the coding sequence ATGGATATCAACCACATTAACCTCACTACCTCCACTTGGGAACCAACCATGTCCAATATGGAAAACCATGTCTTCCAcgaccaacaacaacaacgaccATGCTTGTCCAGTATACCAAACGACCATGTATTCCAcgaccatcatcaacaacaacaacaacaacaatttcatttcGAACAAAACCCTATTTGGCCTAGTTTTCCTCTTCAAAACCCTCATCATCACCAACTTCCCTCTTCCTCAAACCaattgcaacaacaacaacagcaacaacaagtCCCTTTTGATCATGTTCAAACACTAATAGAGGATCCTAATGATCACGAACCTCATGAAGACGAAgatgaagacgaagaagaagagGAGCTAGGAGCTATGAAGGAAATGATGTTCAAGATTGCAGCTATGCAGCCAGTTGATATTGATCCAGCCACCATTCGGAAACCTAAAAGGCGAAACGTCCGAATTAGCAACGATCCACAAAGCGTTGCAGCCAGGCTACGCCGAGAGAGAATAAGTGAAAAAATTAGGATCTTGCAAAGATTAGTCCCTGGTGGAACCAAAATGGACACTGCTTCCATGCTAGACGAAGCGATTCGCTATGTTAAGTTTCTAAAAAGGCAAATTCGTCTATTACAATCTTCTAATCATCATCTCCCACCAGCACAGGTACTAGTACCTCCATGCCCTAATAATGAAAATTGGGCAAATATTGTCACAACAACAAAAGCTCTAATTCTTGGCTCCTCTAGCACTACCACTACCGTGGCCAATAATGCTACAACTTTTGTTGGTAACACTTCATCGGATCCTACTTATGAGGTAATTGGTAATTAG